The Drechmeria coniospora strain ARSEF 6962 chromosome 02, whole genome shotgun sequence genome has a segment encoding these proteins:
- a CDS encoding succinate dehydrogenase cytochrome b small subunit has protein sequence MASIKESKVEVRLRQLSSPSKAVAIASQPLSRPSMLTGPLFLPVNDPAPVPEPNAAHGSYHWTFERLLAAGLVPLTIAPFASGSLNPAMDAVLCSAVLLHSHMGFQQCIVDYVPKKKYPGLRKTTWWMLNAATVLVGVGLYEFETNDVGVTEAIKRVWKA, from the exons ATGGCCTCGATT AAAGAATCGAAGGTGGAAGTACGACTCCGACAACTATCCTCCCCTTCCAAGGCCGTAGCTATAGCTAGCCAGCCTCTGTCTCGTCCCAGTATGCTGACAGGCCCTCTTTTTCTTCCAGTCAACGACCCTGCCCCGGTCCCCGAGCCCAACGCCGCGCACGGGTCGTACCACTGGACCTTCGAGCGCCTCCTCGCTGCCGGTCTAGTGCCACTGACGATCGCGCCCTTTGCCTCCGGCTCCCTCAACCCCGCCATGGACGCCGTCCTTTGCTCCGCCGTCCTGCTGCACTCTCACATGGGCTTCCAGCAGTGCATCGTTGATTACGTTCCCAAGAAGAAGTATCCCGGCCTCCGAAAGACGACCTGGTGGATGCTCAACGCCGctaccgtcctcgtcggcgtcggcctgtACGAGTTTGAGACGAATGACGTGGGCGTCACCGAGGCCATCAAACGGGTGTGGAAGGCATAa
- a CDS encoding Tyrosyl-tRNA synthetase, giving the protein MALQHALRTLSQARSRCVPRHSWPLAEPHRARGISTTYLNKVAEGEERWERRAERIQNGEVRHVWDILDERGYIKDVAGNPERIKEIMRIKRIGAYVGVDPTADSMHIGHLIPFMPLFWMWFHGYPAVTLLGGATARIGDPTGRLTSREHMSNSDISKNVTKLHFQLSRLWRNVISLRDKYGYESDWAAKRHLLNNNMWLQGLSVYDFTKRLARQTRIGPMLARDTQRKMSEGDGMSLGEFMYPLFQGWDFWHMYNKLGIQMQIGGSDQFGNIVAGIDALKTIRESEEAPFARMPTEWQHEPVGFTVPLLTDSAGAKFGKSAGNAVWLDEFKTSPFELYGYFMRRSDEEVETLLKLFTFMPLSKIQEVLVQHREDPAKRAAQHTLAFEVLSLVHGSQRALQEAQQHKFRFGGELPHVVNEPTAESGIVTPNNAPRSDIELPRSVMKLSPAKLLFATGLASSNADGQRLVTQQGAYVAAQPGQSRGLVPGNLAWTPMKMWFPEETAKFLIDDRILILRKGKHNVRIVELVSDEQWEASGKFYPGQPYTGVVRRMKQQLMKEVGENGEELTPSQMKRALKVTQPLKVANNPDIELPNKQEMRERAKERKGASKPRA; this is encoded by the exons ATGGCTCTCCAACACGCCCTCCGGACCCTTTCTCAAGCCAGGTCACGATGCGTCCCCAGGCACTCATGGCCCCTCGCCGAACCTCACAGAGCGCGAGGGATTTCTACTACTTACCTGAACAAGGTTGCCGAAGGCGAGGAGCGCTGGGAAAGGAGGGCAGAAAGGATTCAGAATGGCGAGGTCCGCCACGTTTGGgacatcctcgacgagagaGGGTACATCAAGGACGTCGCAGG AAACCCGGAAAGAATTAAGGAAATCATGCGCATCAAGCGGATAGGTGCctacgtcggcgtcgacccaACCGCTGACTCGATGCACATCGGACACCTCATACCCTTCATGCCGCTATTCTGGATGTGGTTCCACGGATACCCTGCCGTCACGCTCCTCGGCGGGGCAACAGCTCGAATCGGCGACCCTACTGGTCGTCTCACCAGCCGCGAGCACATGTCCAACTCGGACATTTCGAAGAATGTGACAAAGCTTCACTTCCAGCTTTCACGGCTGTGGCGCAACGTCATTTCGTTGCGGGACAAGTATGGATACGAAAGCGACTGGGCGGCCAAGCGACATTTGTTGAACAACAACATGTGGCTACAAGGCCTCTCCGTATACGACTTCACCAAGCGGCTTGCGAGGCAAACCAGGATCGGGCCCATGCTGGCGCGAGACACGCAA CGGAAGATGTccgaaggcgacggcatgTCCCTCGGCGAGTTCATGTACCCGCTCTTTCAAGGCTGGGACTTttggcacatgtacaacaaaCTCGGCATCCAGATGCAGATTGGCGGCTCTGACCAGTTCGGAAACATCGTCGCTGGCATTGACGCTCTCAAGACGATacgcgagagcgaggaggccCCCTTCGCTCGGATGCCCACCGAGTGGCAGCACGAGCCCGTCGGGTTCACTGTCCCGCTGCTCACCGACTCAGCAGGCGCCAAGTTTGGGAAGAGCGCGGGCAACGCGGTGTGGCTGGACGAGTTCAAAACGTCGCCCTTTGAATTGTACGGCTACTTCATGCGGCGGTCCGACGAAGAGGTGGAGACGCTGCTCAAGCTGTTCACTTTCATGCCCCTGAGCAAGATCCAGGAGGTGCTGGTGCAGCATCGCGAGGATCCGGCGAAGAGGGCAGCGCAGCACACGTTGGCGTTCGAGGTCCTCTCCCTCGTTCACGGCTCGCAGAGGGCCCTACAGGAAGCGCAGCAGCACAAGTTCcgcttcggcggcgagctgcccCACGTCGTCAACGAGCCGACCGCCGAGAGCGGCATCGTGACGCCCAACAACGCGCCACGAAGCGACATTGAGCTCCCCCGCTCCGTCATGAAGCTCTCTCCCGCGAAGCTCCTCTTCGCGACCGGCTTGGCCAGCagcaacgccgacggccagcgtCTCGTCACCCAGCAGGGTGCCTACGTCGCCGCCCAACCGGGCCAGTCGCGCGGTCTTGTTCCCGGAAACCTCGCGTGGACGCCCATGAAGATGTGGTTCCCCGAGGAGACGGCAAAGTTCCTCATCGACGACCGGATCCTGATCCTGCGCAAGGGCAAGCACAACGTGCGAATCGTCGAGCTTGTCTCGGACGAGCAGTGGGAGGCGAGCGGAAAGTTTTACCCCGGCCAGCCCTACACGGGCGTCGTCCGTCGGATGAAGCAGCAACTAATGAAGGAAGTTGGCGAAAACGGCGAGGAGTTGACACCGAGCCAGATGAAGCGGGCTCTCAAAGTGACGCAGCCGCTCAAGGTGGCTAACAACCCGGATATTGAGCTGCCAAACAAGCAGGAGATGCGCGAGAGGGCCAAGGAGAGGAAGGGTGCTTCTAAACCGAGAGCGTGA
- a CDS encoding putative nitrogen permease regulator: MIQGIFYARFFPQEGPKIVAQSPPCCITSSECALRQPLVDFDVLQEYIIPRQAFCNRYVTINTSDGKYAILGHPVVIADAKYQRNEFIFNFGLVVDVDVDQTPYERVVRCLATAFAEMEKQNEYLSTSEGKDGSGEARRPIEGLLEIIKEDLNNYGECMIPVDDANTVNMKLFPHHPIPPVVQGWHVPVAKTKFSEIVDPTWDLTLQKVIARIDGVSDVRRIAHEANVSLDLAKTAFRHLLYYDTILLLDMFFFASCYAPRPGIHDFVRNVDGMVDECAGYVSHGRLRVANYHLIKLMTTFAPGRSIKEWIKMNHENGFDVLGYVDVRRFVQFGVIKGCLYRVHKYVVSKQYLASLATGLSRPVPGGDSLQKYTDGNHHFDQIITEKNLTESEILHRLKALPVPKGDLAVFYR, encoded by the exons ATGATCCAAGGAATCTTCTACGCGCGGTTCTTCCCGCAGGAAG GGCCCAAGATCGTCGCTCAGTCTCCTCCCTGCTGCATCACTTCCTCCGAATGCGCACTGCGCCAGCCGCTCGTCGACTTTGACGTTCTGCAAGAGTACATAATCCCTCGTCAGGCCTTCTGCAACCGCTACGTGACCATCAACACCTCGGACGGCAAGtacgccatcctcggccatcccgtcgtcatcgccgacgccaagtATCAGCGGAATGAGTTCATCTTCAActttggcctcgtcgtcgacgtcgacgtcgaccagACGCCCTACGAGCGCGTCGTGAGGTGTCTTGCCACGGCCTTTGCCGAGATGGAAAAGCAGAACGAGTATCTCAGCACGAGCGAGGGCAAGGACGGCTCCGGCGAGGCCAGGCGCCCCATCGAAGGTCTGCTCGAGATCATCAAGGAGGATCTCAACAACTACGGCGAATGCATGATACCAGTCG ACGACGCAAATACCGTCAACATGAAGCTCTTCCCCCACCACCCCATCCCTCCCGTCGTCCAGGGCTGGCACGTTCCCGTGGCCAAGACCAAGTTTTCCGAAATCGTCGATCCCACCTGGGATCTCACGCTGCAAAAGGTCATTGCCAGGATCGACGGCGTCTCCGACGTCCGCCGAATCGCCCACGAGGCCAACGTCTCCCTCGACCTTGCCAAGACGGCCTTTCGCCACCTCCTCTACTACGACACCATCCTGCTCCTCGACATGTTCTTCTTCGCATCGTGCTACGCACCGCGCCCTGGCATCCACGATTTTGTCCGCAATGTTGACGGCATGGTGGACGAGTGCGCCGGCTACGTCTCCCATGGCAGGCTCAGGGTGGCAAACTATCACCTCATCAAGCTCATGACCACCTTTGCGCCCGGCAGGAGCATCAAGGAATGGATCAAGATGAACCATGAAAACGGCTTTGATGTTCTCGGCTACGTCGACGTCCGCCGCTTCGTCCAATTTGGCGTCATCAAAGGCTGTCTCTACCGCGTACACAAGTACGTCGTTTCGAAGCAATacctcgcctcgctcgccacCGGTCTGAGCCGGCCGGTGCCCGGAGGAGACTCGCTGCAAAAGTATACGGACGGTAACCACCATTTCGATCAGATCATCACCGAAAAAAACTTGACGGAAAGCGAAATATTACACCGCCTGAAGGCTCTACCAGTGCCCAAGGGAGACTTGGCAGTCTTTTATCGCTGA